The following are encoded in a window of Bos indicus x Bos taurus breed Angus x Brahman F1 hybrid chromosome 4, Bos_hybrid_MaternalHap_v2.0, whole genome shotgun sequence genomic DNA:
- the YKT6 gene encoding synaptobrevin homolog YKT6 isoform X1: MKLYSLSVLYKGESKTVLLKAAYDVSSFSFFQRSSVQEFMTFTSQLIVERSAKGSRASVKEQEYLCHVYVRNDSLAGVVIADSEYPSRVAFTLLEKVLDEFSKQVDRIDWPTGSPDTIRYSGLDSQLSRYQNPREADPMTKVQAELDETKIILHNTMESLLERGEKLDDLVSKSEVLGIQSKAFYKTARKQNSCCAIM, translated from the exons ATGAAGCTGTACAGCCTAAGCGTCCTGTATAAAGGCGAGTCCAAGACGGTGCTGCTCAAGGCCGCATACGATGTGTCCTCCTTCAGCTTTTTTCAGAGATCCAG CGTCCAGGAGTTCATGACCTTCACAAGTCAGCTGATTGTGGAGCGCTCAGCGAAAGGCAGCCGAGCTTCTGTGAAGGAACAAG AATATCTGTGCCATGTCTACGTGAGAAATGACAGTCTTGCAGGAGTGGTCATTGCTGACAGTGAATACCCATCCCGGGTGGCTTTTACCTTGCTAGAGAAG GTGCTAGACGAATTCTCCAAGCAGGTCGACAGGATAGACTGGCCAACTGGATCCCCTGATACCATCAGGTACTCAGGCCTGGACAGTCAACTCAGTAGATACCAG AACCCCCGAGAAGCTGACCCCATGACTAAAGTGCAGGCTGAACTGGATGAGACCAAGATCATCCTG CACAACACCATGGAGTCTTTATTAGAACGAGGTGAGAAGCTCGATGACCTGGTATCGAAATCCGAAGTGCTGGGAATACAGTCTAAAGCCTTCTATAAAACG gCCCGGAAACAAAATTCGTGCTGTGCAATCATGTGA
- the YKT6 gene encoding synaptobrevin homolog YKT6 isoform X2 gives MTFTSQLIVERSAKGSRASVKEQEYLCHVYVRNDSLAGVVIADSEYPSRVAFTLLEKVLDEFSKQVDRIDWPTGSPDTIRYSGLDSQLSRYQNPREADPMTKVQAELDETKIILHNTMESLLERGEKLDDLVSKSEVLGIQSKAFYKTARKQNSCCAIM, from the exons ATGACCTTCACAAGTCAGCTGATTGTGGAGCGCTCAGCGAAAGGCAGCCGAGCTTCTGTGAAGGAACAAG AATATCTGTGCCATGTCTACGTGAGAAATGACAGTCTTGCAGGAGTGGTCATTGCTGACAGTGAATACCCATCCCGGGTGGCTTTTACCTTGCTAGAGAAG GTGCTAGACGAATTCTCCAAGCAGGTCGACAGGATAGACTGGCCAACTGGATCCCCTGATACCATCAGGTACTCAGGCCTGGACAGTCAACTCAGTAGATACCAG AACCCCCGAGAAGCTGACCCCATGACTAAAGTGCAGGCTGAACTGGATGAGACCAAGATCATCCTG CACAACACCATGGAGTCTTTATTAGAACGAGGTGAGAAGCTCGATGACCTGGTATCGAAATCCGAAGTGCTGGGAATACAGTCTAAAGCCTTCTATAAAACG gCCCGGAAACAAAATTCGTGCTGTGCAATCATGTGA